The genomic window TCGCTTCCGGCAGCTCCTCCGACATACCCTATTACCAGAGGAACGCTCGATACCGAGCATGGCGTAAGGGATGTCAGTGCTCCTGCTGCAAATGCAAGAAAGGGCGCAAGCCATACGTTATTTTCTATCAACAGGGATATACTTTGAAGGATCTCAGTCATATAATCTTTTTTCTAACAAAACAAATCAAAATATTCGAAATCATCTCAGCAGCAGTTTGATCCGCAGGAACAATTTGATTTTTTCTCCTTACCGTCAAAGAAAGTTATTATATTTTCCGGCATTGAGTAGTTCCCGCAGCAGTACTCTTCTTTTGGTGCGAAAACAGCACTGAGGATCGAAGATGCGAGCATCTCTTTCGGAGGAACTTCATAATCCTCTCCCTCGAACTCGAAGACTCTGCATTCGACATCCGTACCGCTGATATCACTGCAGCACCCGCAGCTGTTTTCTGCTACCGAATCGCAGATATCCATTCCGTTGACACGTATGGTAGGAGAAGAGAGAAAGCGGTATTCTGCTGCCGTTTCCTTGGATGATATTTCCTTTTTCTCAAATTCGACCTCATATCCTGCACATAAAAGTGCCGGCCCGATCTCTTTGAGCACCTCTTCAAGCACGGCATCGGTGCCAATGCATCTGTCACAGGTCTTAAGGTCAAGATAAAGATATTCGACCAGAATTTTTTTGCTCCCGCAGGAACAGCACCCTTCGTCCTTTACCGGATCACATCCGATCATGTCGTTTCCCCCTGTCATGTTGGTTGAGATAGTATAAATTCAATATACCTGAGAATCAATATAAACTACATATTGATACATGTCAATTTAAATACCCCTATATATCGTTATAATTACGTATCTGACAATAAGTGACCAAGTATATCTTGACAAAGAAATATACGTGTGATAAATTATATTGGCACTCAACAAGAGAGAGTGCTAACAACAAAAAATAATATAATAAAAGGAGTTGTTGATCATGGTTGGATTGGTACCTTTCAACAGAAGGAGCAGGGATCTCGCTACAAAGACCGGGCTGGAGGACTTTTACAACGTGCTTGATGACTTTTTTTCAAGCGACTGGCCCATGAGGCGCACTCTGGCGTATGACACATTCAAGGTCGATGTTCAGGACAGCGGGAACGAGTATCTTATCGAAGCTGAAATGCCGGGCCTCAGCAAGGAAGACATCAAGCTTGGACTGGATGACGGAAAGCTCACGATCTCGGTGACAAAGAACGAGAGCACAGAGGAGAAGGACAAGAATTACATTCACAGGGAAAGACGATCTGTGTCGATGAGCAGGACCATACACCTGACTGATGCTGATGCATCCGGGATAAAAGCCAAACTGAGCGACGGGCTACTGAAGATAACCGTCCCTAAGGCAGAAAAGACAAGCACCGCGATCGATATCGATGTAGACTAGAAAGAGCGCTCCGGATATCCGGGGCGCTCTTTTCATGTGGGAAAAAACTTTTTAACTTAAATTACTCAGACTGATCAACCTTCCACGCTTTCTTCAGCCTCGTGCAAAAAACTTTTTTCCAATTGCGTCGTTATTGGAATATTGTGGGCTATAACTAAATGAGATGCTCCGTCGTCCACAAGTTTTATCTTATTACCCGCAACTGCTGTGCCATCAATGTTTAACTCTGGTATAAAAACATCTTCCCTTGTTCTTCCCGTTACTCTTATTTCATAGGTTGAAGTACCGAACTTGTACCAGACAGTGTAATCACCGAAATTGGAAGGCGTTGAAGGATCGATCGACAGGCCAAGGCCCTCTTTTTTTATACCCAGAAAATTATTGATCAGGCCCTGGTACATCCAACCTGAAGTACCTGTGTACCAGCTCCATCCGCCTCTTCCGGAATGAGGCGCATCCAGGGATGACATGTCAGCTACCATTACATATGGTTCCTTTTCATATCTGAGTGAGCCCCTCTTTGTCGAACTGATATGGATCGGGTTCAACATAGTGAAAAGATCATAGGAAAGGCTGTGATCTCCGATCATTGCTGCAGCAATAGCAAGCCACACCGATGCATGGGAATATTGCCCTCCGTTTTCCCTTATTCCGGGGTAGTAATTTTTGATATAGCCGGGATTTTTATCAGTCTTGTCAAATGGGGGGGTCAAAAGTAACGAGAGCCCGTCCTTCTCATTGACGAGATATTTTTTAGCAGAATATATGGCTTTTGCAGCTCTGATATTATCAGCGGCTCCGGATATAACACTCCATGACTGACTTATAGAATCGATCTTGCACTCATAGCTTTCTTTTGAGCCAATTTTCTCATTATCATCATAAAAAGCTCTTATATACCACTCGCCGTCCCAGCCATTTTCCTCTATGCTGCGCCGGAGGTTTTCCCTGCTGAGTTCCTGACTGTCTGCAAAATCATGATCTTCCCGGTCAACAGCGATAGCGATAAAATCTCCCAGCAGCGCATAAAGAAACCATCCCAGCCAAACGCTTTCCCCTTTGCCCTCAATTCCCGCCATATTCATTCCGTCATTCCAGTCACCGCCTCCCATCAAAGGAAGTCCATGCTCTCCGAAGCCGGTGCGCAGGATAGTTTTTTTGCAATGTTCATAAACACTTGCTTCCATATCAGATACTTCCGGAATAGACATCGATTCGTGCTGGCCTTTCTCAAGCAATGCACCTTTAATGTAATTGACTCTCTCGTCTAATATTGAGTGATCGCCTGTCGTCCGCACATATGCCCCGGTAACGAAAGGAAGCCAAAGCAGGTCATCCGAGATCTTTGTTCTGACACCCAGACCGCTTGGCGGATGCCACCAATGCTGCACATCTCCCTCTTCAAATTGCCTGCTGCAGGCCAGGATGATCTGTTTTTTTACCGCCTGGGGATCAGCGTGTAGCAGGGAGAGCACATCCTGAAGCTGATCCCTGAAACCATAGGCTCCGCCGCACTGATAAAAGGCAGATTTTGCGTTTATTCTGCAGGAGACGGTCTGATATAAAAGCCAGCCGTTTAGAAGAATATCAATGGCTCTATCGCTTGTCCTGACCTTGATAGTGTCAAGCAATCCATCCCAATAGTTCTTTATTTTTTTCATTTCATCTTCTATTTTCGTTAAATCCTTATACTTATATCTGAGCTTAATTATCTCCTCTGGATCAGCACTCTGTCCCAGTCCAAAGACTATGCTCCTGCTCTCGTGAGGTTTTATTGCAATCGAGATCTGTATTGCTCCGCAGGGATCATACCCAACTCCTGTATTACAGGGCAATTTTTTATAAAGTCCTTCAGGATGGAGGATCGAACCTTTTAGACCCAGAAATTCCTGCCTGTCGCCGGTGTAGGCAATTATCATTTCACTTGAAAACATGAAGCTTTCCTGTTTTCGGAAATTATAGTTATATATATTTTTTGCAGCCAAATATTCATGTTCGTTGTTGTAAGAAGTCACGGTATATGGGCTTGAGTACTCCCTGTCTTCCCCAAGGACCCATTCGACATAATAAGTTATATTCAAATACCTCTCCGTCTCTGAAGTGTTTGTTAACTTCAGGTGCCAGAGTTTTAAGGATTCCTCCAAAGGAGCGAATACCATAAGTTCCTGCCTTATATTATCTTCATCATGATCGAAGACAGAATATCCGAAGCCATGCCTTACACGGTAAATGCCACCGCCTTTTTTTCCAAGAGATACAGGAGTAAAAACCTTGCCTGTAATTTCGTCCTTAATGTATATTGCTTCTCCGGCTTTGTCACTGACCGGATCATTCGACCATGAAGTGATTTTGTTTTCCCTGCTGTTCACTGCCCAGGTCATTCCTGCACCTGTCTCAGAAATGTGAAAGCCAAAATCTTTATTGGCGATTACATTGATCCATGGCGCAGGAGGCCTTATCTCATCATTAAGAATGATCTGATATTCCCTTCCGTCCGCCACAAAACCACCGAATCCATTAAAGAATTCGCTCTTGTGCCCGTCTGTTATGTTATCTACATCGACTGTTTTTTCCTGATCCAACCTTCTCACCGCCTTTCAAACAGACCTTTTGTATCCTTTATAAAACAGTTTCCTTGACAGTTCTGAAGTATATGCCCGTCTTCTCTGTAAAAACGACCCTCGCAACTGTGAGAAGCAGATCTATATCCGCAGGTATCATCTGATACGTGTGCAATATAAATAAACTCTGTTTCTCTTTGTTTTCATCAAATGCTTTCAGAGACGTTGTCAGCTGATTCAGTAGATCATCCAGCTCCTGCATATATCCATATTTTGCTTCGCTTAGGATTATCAGATCAACATTTATCTTGTTGATCCTGAAATATTCATACGCTTTTACTACGTCCTTAATTATTCCGACTTCTTCTATCGTACTTACCCTGAGGAGCATTATTGGGTTATCGCCCGATACACCGAATTTCCAAAGATCTCTTTGGTTTTCCCAATTGCGCCGGATGCTTTCTCTTGGGCCGCGGTAGTATCTTGAGGGGTAGAATATCGGACTTATCAGATCCTGAAATGCATTAAACTGCGCACTCTTAATGTCGACATACTTCAGTTCAAGTTCAGTCTGCATTTTGAAGTTGACATTGAGATCTTCTATTCTCGAAACATCGTTCAACTCGTCACCGATCCCTACCGCTTCTTCTTCTCCGCAGCACACGCCTGTGATAAAGTAGACAGTTGCCGTCTTTTCCGCCTCTAAATCAAAACAGGCCCTCAGGCTCATGATAGGATCAGTGGAGAAACCTGCACTGTTTGAAAGCGGCAGACTTTCAACAACAGCATCCGGATTTTGAATTGTATTATTCCTTCCTGTGAATTTGAGCCTGTCGTTCTCATATTCTATGTTTCTTGATAGTTTTTCTTCTGTTTTGATCATATGCATCATATAGGGATTATCGCCGCAATTGCCTCCCCGTCTCTTAGAAAGGAATATATCGTGCCCCCTGATAAAAGTGCTTTCAATAAAAAGCTTGTTGAATGCAGGATGGCTGACTGCTGCTGAAAAAGTATCCACTACTACTTCCATATAACTTGTCAATTCGATCTGTTTTCGTTCTTTACTGTTATTTCTCAAAATAACTTTTCTGATCTCCAATTTATGACTTGGGGAGAGGCTCACGACCGTGTGGGTCGAGATGTCACCGTCACATCGTTTGAACTCGGCCTGATGCGGGGACAATATCGCCTGATACTCATCAGGCTTTGCCTTTGTAGGATTATATGAGGTGCTCCAGGTTTTACCTGCTGAAACATCCTTTATAAATATGTAGCTCCCCGTAGAGGCATAAAGGTCCGGCTTCCATCTATAAAGCGTCATCTCCCTGTATTTACTGAAACCGTCACCATCAGAAGTTATCATCAGCGAATAGTTATTCACAGAAAGATAATGAACTGCGGGTATTTTAGGTGTTATCTTCTTCACATATCTGTTCGTCTGGACCCTCATCGGAATAGATGTTTTTTTGAATTGGATATTGTACCCCTTCCTGGAAATCGAAATGAAATAGGAGTATCGCTTCTCTTCAAGAAGGAGCTGCGTTGCGTGGATCATCTGCTCGGAATGAAATCTGTTCTGCATTATTCCCTTATGTATAAAATTATTGATCGCAACTAAATTCATCCCTTGATGGTGGGCCATAAATGATTTAATTATTGAATACGGGGTGATGGCTACCGGATCGGGGCTATTAAAATCTACCGCCTCGTAATATCCATAGTCCCCTACACAACCAAGGTCGGACAATTTTTTTAGATTTGAAAAACAATCATCTTTGGCGTAACCCAGGGCAAGTATCGTTGCATAAGGAGCAACAACAAGCGATTCGACAAGCGATGGCTGAAGGCGAAGTTCCGGCACCCCAAAAGCCTTGTACTGATAATTTGACTCCTGATCAAATTGATAGTACTGGGATTCGGATATCCCCCAGGGCGTACCCTTCCGCTTCCCATATTCAATGTGCTGTAAAACAGCCGCCTTTGCGGTTTCAGCAAATACGGAACCTTCATATTCACGCATTACTAAATTAGGCATAAGGTATTCAAACATTGTTCCGCTCCAGGAAACGAAACAAGGTATGCCTTTGACGATAGTAAGAGGCCTTTCGAGTTTGTACCAATGCTTAAGGGGCACATCATCTCTTGCTATAGCCAGAAAACTTGTCAATATTGATTCAGATGCCATAAGATCATAACAGCTGACATCCATTTTTTGCGTCGAGAGAGAGTATCCGATATGGAATAGCTTCCGTTTTTCGTTGTAAAGAAACCGGAAATCCAGATCTTCAAGCATCGTCTCGATCATTTCTACGAGCAGTTCAATTCTTTTCGTCAGAGAAATGGCATAAACGTTATCCTTCATGGTGAGTTCCCTTAATGTAGGCCCTGAAGAAAAGCTTAGTTCGCCTCCGTTGACCTGTGAGGCTTCATCTATTATGAGGTCGATGCCGGAAAGAAGTTCTCCCCGGAAACATTTTCCCACCCTGGGACTGCCCGCATCGGAATTGATCATCCCCCTGATTTTTTTAGTTTCTTCTATGAATTCACCTATCGATTCAAAATTTTCTTTAAACTCTAACCCGTCATTGCAGAGTTTTATTGTATCTTTTAGTCCATAAACCAGTTCCTGTGAAAATAAAGGTTCGTCAACTAAATGCAGCAGACCGTTTTTGAGGGTGATCAAATGGGCATAAAAGTTTCCGCTGTCGACTGTTGAGACATACCTGGGGTTCAATACTTCAAGAGTTCTGGTATCGTACCAGTTGAACAGATGTCCATTCCATTTTGGCAGACTTCTGACCGAATTTAATATATTTTCAAGATATTCCAATGTTTTGCCCAGTGTTTCAAAACCCAGGTCCCTTGCAGAAAGAACAGATATTAACTGGAGCCCGATATTGGTCGGCGAAGTCTTGAAAGCGATCTTTTCTGTCGGCTCTTTCTGGTAATTGTCAGGACAAAACCAGTTGTTTTCTATAGTTGAGAAATCCTTAAAGAACTGCCAGGTCTTTCGTGCGATCCCTCTTATCATCTTCTCATTGTCATCAATTTCATTCTTTTCAATTGTGACTTCCGTCTCGCTGATCTTATAAGCTGCCAGATATGAAAATCCCCACCCTACAGACAGAAGGGCGTAAAGCAATATTCCCCAAAAAGGGATATCTACAAAAAACAACAGTCCAACAATAATCACAGAAGGGACAAGAGAGGACCACATGTGAAGGAAATATCCCTTCGGCGTGTCAATAGCGCATTTTTCCATTTTCTCTGCCGTGTTCCACATCAGAAGATTCTTTTTACTCAAAAGCAATCTGTACAGTGTTCTTGATACGGCATCCAGAGCTATATATGCCCTGTACGGGGTAAATAAAATATCAAGTACAGCTCTTTGGATCAGCAGCCCGATATCTTTAAGCAGATCCTTATGAACAAGGGCCAGCTTCGGTTTGTTTATCTTCTGTGAAAGAGTGCTTTCAAGCATGAGGAATAAATCAACTGCATAGGTGAAAAATACCATAGGCAGCCAAAGGTAATAAATTTCGGGCATCAGGACCAGATTCAGAATTATTAGCAGTACCTTAGATAAAGGGACCATGCTCAATCTTAAATTGTCGAGTATCTTCCATTTGGACAATCCGGCCAAAGTTTTTTTCTTAAACAGCCATGGCAGTAATTGCCAATCGCCTCTTATCCATCTGTGCTCTCTCTGAGTATAGGAAAGAACACATCCAGGGAAGTCATCCATTATTTTCACCGCACCGGAAAAGGCCGTCTTTACATAGCAGCTCTCAAGCAGGTCGTGGCTAAGCACTCTGTTGTCAGGCATGCTCTTTCGAAGGATGGTATGGAATGTTTTTATGTGGTAGATTCCTTTACCTGAAAATATGCCCTCCTCAAATATGTCATGATAAATATCTGAGATAATGGTCGAATAGCGGTCCAATCCCTGCTTGCCTGCAAAAACACTATAAAACAAGTTGCATTTTTTATTTAGTATATGGTTTGTAACCGAAGGCTGAATTATTGCATAACCATCTTTAACTTTGCTGTTCACAAGATCCAATACCGGTTGATTCAGTGGATGTTCAATTATGCCTACAAGCTTTGAAGCATTGTTTGTAAGTAGGATCGAGTCAGCGTCCAGTGTTATTACATATTTGAAGGTGTTAAGCATGCTTTCATCACACAATAATGTTGAAAAGCTTGTCTCTTGTTCTCCGCACAGAAGGGCATTAAACTCCTCGAGTTTCCCCCTTTTCCGCTCCCATCCCATGTAACACATTTCTGATTCATTCCATTTACGAGAGCGTATAAAAACAGAAAACCGCGGGGACATAAAGGGGTATTGATCGTTAAGTCCGTTTATTCCATTGACAAGGACCTCTTCTATTTCCTCATCAACGTCCATGCGCAAGGTTTTTGAATCATTGAAGTCAACCAAGAGAGCAAAGAATAGGTTGGACTGCCTGTTTGCCAGATAGTGTCTTTCTAGTCTTTGTATATATTCGAGGGCCTGTTCGACTGAAGATACAATGACCGGCATTACAACAAATGTCCTGGCTTCTTCAGGGACACCTTCAAGAAAATCGAGTGCAGGAAGCTGTCGGACGTGCACCAGTCTAGTAAATATGTTGTTCGTCAACTCAATGGCAATTCCTATGACCAGGACAAGAGATACAAAGAGAAAAGCCAAAACTCCATAGATCCCGGCTGATATGCCTGATCTGTTTATAAAACAGCCTAAGAAAAGATAGATGATAAAAACGAAAACAAAAACAAGGAGGAAATATGATATCCCCTTAATATTCCATTTTGGTGCCAGTTTTTGCGGCTCGGTTTTTTTTAATAATTTAGCTTTCAGGATAGGGTATCCCTTACCAACAAGATATGTTCCCACATGGTGGCTGAATTTCAAATTCTCTCTTCCATTTTTTGCAACAGCAAGACAATTCTCAGCAACAACTCTCTCATCAATTTTATTTTTTAATGAAAATCTCTCTATTATTGACCTGTATCTGCCTCTGCTTTCAGAATCCATTTTAGGATATACCCCATCAGGATCCTCTGAGAGGATGCGCTCAATAATTGAAAGGTCCTCAAAAAGTTTCTCTCCGTCAAGTTCTACTGTCTCCCTTAAACTTACCAGAAACGTTCTGATATTTGATTCCAGACGTGACTCCAGATTCCCCTCTTCCTGGAATATATCCGTAGGTCTTAAGTATTTAGATTTATTGTGGAATTCTACATACCTTTGTATCGATGCCTCATCAAAAGACATATTTTTTAATAAATATATAACATGCGAATGAAATGAAATATTCTCTGAAAATTCATCCTCCAATTCTGATAAAAGAGGAAAAACGTTCGTCATTTCTTCTTCCTTCAGATTTTTCCTCACAAAAGCATCTGCTTTGGATTTTATTTCTGTTACGTTGATTATTTTCCTTGCCACAACAGTAACGCTTTCTAAAAGACAGAAGCCTATCATTTCAGGAAGCCCCCATAACTCTTTACCTGTTAGAGGGAGTTCTTCCTGGTACGCGCATATCATCATTGAGATTTTGCTCTCGTTTAAATATCCTCCGGATAGCAGGACCATTTCCCTCGCAATTACATATACCCTTGGGTACCCTTTAAATTTTCCCTCGTTAAGGACTGGAAGCCTTCCATTAATATCTCCTGTTGCCTTTACCTTTTTGATCTCCCTGTACAGCATCTGAAAATTGTCAAACAACCATCTCGCTGCAGGTATGAGGACAATGATTTCAGGTGAGACCTCTGACAATGTATCGCGTATTTTATTAAGTTCCCTATATGCAGCCTGATTTCTGTCATTTATGAAAAAATTGTATTTGCCCCATCTAACATTTTTATGAGTATGAGATAAATTGCGCATATGCTGTTCCAGTTCATGGGGAGCCAGCATCTTTTCAGTGTTGGAAATCTCTACGGGTAAAATTATCTGTTTTCTGATGCGGGTATATCTACGGTGATAAAATATAAAAATTACTGCAAAAAGAATCAGCAGCGATCCAAATAAAAACAAATCGTAGGTGACATTTTGTCTAAAAAATTCAATTGCATCTGAAATCATTTTCTTCCCTCATTTAAAAAGCACCCGTCGGCTCAATGCCGCAGGCAACTTTTATACTTATGTAAAATTGAGAACAAATAAGTAACATTTATTTATATTTGTTTCTCAATTATACTATATATTTTTTATTTTCTGATAATTTTTAAGTCTTTTACGCAGTAACGATAAGTCGTAAACCGACAACATAGATTCTGACAGTACGGATCCGTCCGCAGGAAAAGTTAAAACCATGGCTGTATAAAACTCGGATATTTTATTTGAAAAGAGCACAATGGGAATGACCAGATCTATAGCTAAAATTGGTAATAATCCAAAACCGAAAAGGAAATATGACTAGGATAAATCAGCATGATGAATATCTACAAAAGAAGCAACAGGAAGTATCAAGTACACTCCCTGAAATACGCAAAAAGGATCTGTGAAAATTTCCACAGACCCTTGATATTTCTGGAGCCGGCGAGAGGACTTGAACCCCCGACCTGCTGATTACAAGTCAGCTGCTCTACCAACTGAGCTACACCGGCAAACAAACCATAACGTTCCTGTTATAGAGCGCCGAAAAGCATTTTACATTATTTTGAGTTTTCGTCAAGTATCAGAGCTATTATTCTCTCACTATATGTTTTGATTTCCCCTCAAACCTTGGGAGAGTTCCCGGCTCTGCAACTGTAAGCGGAACGTGGATCCCGAGCGCGCTGTGGATCGATTTTTTGCCCTTTTCCAAAAGCACCTCTGCGATCTCCTGTTGGCTGTCCGCGGTTCTTTCACATGATATGCTCATCTGCTGAAAACCATCTACCTCCCAGACCTTTATCTGATAGTTCGCGGTCAATCCGGGGACCCTGCAGAGCGCCCTTTCGATCACCGAAGGAAATACGTTCACTCCATGGATAATTATCATATCGTCTGAACGTCCCTTGACCCTCTCGATCCTGGTGCTTCTGTCCCCGCAGCTGCACACGCCCGGCATTATGCTCGTCAAGTCGCGGGTGCGGTAACGGACTATTGGGAAAGCTTCCTTCTTCAGGGACGTAATGACAAGTTCTCCCTCTTCGCCGGGGGCAAGCGGTTCAAGTGTTTCGGGATCGATTATCTCGAAAATGAAGCCTTCGTCAAAAAGATGTATCCCGTTCCTTTCAAGACATTCCATTCCAACACCCGGTCCCATTGCTTCTGACAGGCCGTAGCTGTCTATGGCAGGGATCCCAAGCGTATCCTGGATCTTAGTTCTGAGTCCTTCCGACCATGCTTCAGCACCGAAGATGCCTAGACGGAGACTGTATCTTGCTTTCTCCTCGTTTGAAAACGTATCCCAGACCTCACAGAGTTTGACAGCGTAGGAGGGCGTACAGGTAAAGACAGTCGTGCCAAGATCACGCATTAGTTTAAACTG from Synergistetes bacterium HGW-Synergistetes-1 includes these protein-coding regions:
- a CDS encoding ferredoxin, whose amino-acid sequence is MTGGNDMIGCDPVKDEGCCSCGSKKILVEYLYLDLKTCDRCIGTDAVLEEVLKEIGPALLCAGYEVEFEKKEISSKETAAEYRFLSSPTIRVNGMDICDSVAENSCGCCSDISGTDVECRVFEFEGEDYEVPPKEMLASSILSAVFAPKEEYCCGNYSMPENIITFFDGKEKKSNCSCGSNCC
- a CDS encoding phenylacetate--CoA ligase, which translates into the protein MVHSETALEKTSELQATLNRLWERNHPYADKMKDAGVKPSEIRSPKDIEKLPFTTKQDLQAHYPLGWLGCDKDDLVRFHATSGTTGNPTVVGYTANDIFWWKKAMKTAFKRATITSKDILQISTGYGLFTGSQGFHDAAEDMGVTVIPASGGFTERQFKLMRDLGTTVFTCTPSYAVKLCEVWDTFSNEEKARYSLRLGIFGAEAWSEGLRTKIQDTLGIPAIDSYGLSEAMGPGVGMECLERNGIHLFDEGFIFEIIDPETLEPLAPGEEGELVITSLKKEAFPIVRYRTRDLTSIMPGVCSCGDRSTRIERVKGRSDDMIIIHGVNVFPSVIERALCRVPGLTANYQIKVWEVDGFQQMSISCERTADSQQEIAEVLLEKGKKSIHSALGIHVPLTVAEPGTLPRFEGKSKHIVRE
- a CDS encoding heat-shock protein Hsp20 yields the protein MVGLVPFNRRSRDLATKTGLEDFYNVLDDFFSSDWPMRRTLAYDTFKVDVQDSGNEYLIEAEMPGLSKEDIKLGLDDGKLTISVTKNESTEEKDKNYIHRERRSVSMSRTIHLTDADASGIKAKLSDGLLKITVPKAEKTSTAIDIDVD